The following proteins come from a genomic window of Brevibacillus antibioticus:
- a CDS encoding MFS transporter, whose product MRQKWETYPSSIRLLAIAAVIFSTGMACIWPLVTIYIHNHLGKPLTVAGFLLLLNQGAFLIGSVVGGMMFDRWGKMRTIVVGSIGGMLISVCLGVTQDFTVYVLLLLLNGLFCGSLSPVMNALAVVLWPEGGRKAINLIYVSLNVGVAAGSALGGFLASVSFAWTFFGNAISQVIVLTMFMLILPRQLKLAEQKRQLQTTTPEQAEDELLREPQQEAKVIWGALLLLCGGLLISWIVYVQWTTVLSTYMQSMGISLRQYSLLWTLNGGLILFGQPLIAWVIRRFARTLKAQMLLGAYIFALSMLILSQSTVYAGFVAGMFIMTLGEMLVWPAVPAVAAQLTPKGRDGFIQGLIAGTGSAGRMIGPLLGAFIFQSIHAQGLLFVMAGLCLLSVAFFAFHTSFQKRRHQVSVQNQAS is encoded by the coding sequence ATGAGGCAAAAGTGGGAAACCTACCCGAGCAGCATTCGTTTATTGGCGATTGCTGCCGTCATTTTTTCTACCGGAATGGCGTGTATTTGGCCGCTAGTTACGATCTATATTCATAACCATCTCGGAAAGCCGCTGACTGTAGCCGGCTTCTTGTTGCTTTTAAATCAAGGTGCATTCCTGATTGGGAGTGTTGTCGGCGGGATGATGTTTGACCGCTGGGGCAAAATGCGCACCATTGTTGTTGGCTCCATCGGCGGAATGCTTATCTCCGTCTGTTTAGGTGTTACACAAGATTTTACCGTATATGTCCTACTATTATTATTGAATGGATTGTTTTGTGGATCCCTTTCTCCCGTTATGAATGCGCTGGCAGTGGTTTTATGGCCGGAGGGAGGCCGTAAAGCAATCAATCTGATTTACGTCTCCCTCAATGTGGGTGTAGCTGCCGGTTCTGCTTTAGGCGGCTTCTTGGCAAGTGTTTCGTTTGCTTGGACGTTTTTCGGAAATGCGATTTCACAAGTAATTGTGCTGACGATGTTCATGCTCATTTTGCCGCGTCAGTTAAAACTGGCAGAGCAAAAACGTCAATTGCAGACAACTACTCCCGAACAAGCAGAGGACGAACTTCTACGAGAACCTCAGCAAGAGGCCAAGGTCATATGGGGAGCATTGCTGCTCTTATGCGGGGGGCTATTAATTAGCTGGATTGTCTATGTACAATGGACGACGGTGCTGTCGACCTACATGCAATCCATGGGGATTTCACTCCGTCAATATAGTCTGTTGTGGACGCTGAACGGCGGCTTGATCCTGTTTGGTCAGCCATTGATCGCATGGGTCATTCGACGCTTTGCCCGTACGCTAAAAGCACAAATGCTCTTGGGCGCATATATCTTTGCCTTGTCGATGTTAATTTTGTCTCAATCAACGGTTTATGCAGGCTTTGTGGCAGGTATGTTCATCATGACACTGGGAGAAATGCTCGTGTGGCCAGCTGTTCCGGCAGTAGCTGCACAGTTGACGCCAAAGGGACGAGACGGCTTCATTCAAGGGCTAATTGCAGGGACTGGATCAGCAGGACGGATGATCGGACCATTGCTTGGCGCTTTCATTTTCCAATCGATTCATGCACAGGGACTATTGTTTGTAATGGCAGGCTTGTGTTTGTTGTCTGTGGCATTCTTCGCTTTCCACACATCTTTTCAAAAAAGAAGGCATCAAGTTTCGGTACAAAATCAAGCATCTTGA